Sequence from the Puntigrus tetrazona isolate hp1 chromosome 11, ASM1883169v1, whole genome shotgun sequence genome:
aacaacaataataataataataataataatagctaataataataataataataataataataatgagagtTTTGGTAAAAACAAGACTGAAAGTTTCAAATTATGCAACAGATTAAATTACAAGATTGATCCTTTCAACAGTgtgatttcaaaatgaaaaaataaaaaataataaaaaaatgaatacttttacatagttccttttaaaaacatgattataaCTAAGCCAAACCATTAAATGAGATCTCTCCTTATGTGAGTGATAAAAATCCAACTTCATGGCTGTATCACAAAACAATTTGCAACTATGTAACTGCATGTTGATCTGCTTCTTCAAAGCACTGAATCACATTAAAGCGTTAATTTTTTGCTGCATCTCTTGTAATAGAACTACTTCTCTCCATTTCATGCGGTTTGCGGTTCAAAATCTCATAATAAAACACGCTTTCTACATGCATGTATTAGCTGTGCAAGCGTAATCAGTTTGCATTTATGAGTGGAAAAATGAGAGTAACAGTTCTTAAGCAAGTCACAAATGCAGAACGAATCAAATGATGTTTTAACGTGACCCACAAATCATGTTCTTGAAACTAGAATAACACCTGCAAAGAGTTTCACTTTTCCCTTTTTGAATTCAATTTCAAATCCTGACGTAGAAGTAGTCAGAAGCCCTGGGTTGGTAAAGTCTTACGTGCTGCATTGCAGGAGCAAACTGCGAGAGAGCAACTCTCATGATTAGAGAACCCCCACTGGGACAGTCGCTTGCACTCGGGCACTTTCTGCCTAATAACAGATCCAGGCTGCTGTACTCTGAGACCTATGGGTATATGGGTCACACTGAGGTTTATTTTAAAGGCTAATCTGTGGATTTCACAACTCTATTGGCGCTCCAAGCATAGAACCAGAAACTTTAGATACTAAAAAGAGGCGCAACGAACCCGCACTGACATGTAGATAATACTCATAAGTGACAAGTGCATAGCACATCCATAAAGGAAGGTTATCATGTCATCATTTCTGAAAACAATCTATGAAGGCAGACAGAAAACACACCCGCCACTAAATTATCAATTTTGTATTTGATgatcattatattacattggttttatgtattaaactaaatacatttgaCTTAAGAGCTAAAACACACCAGTGGCATCTCCCACCCCTAAAGTCATTAAAGTCATCAAACCCAGTAATTCATTGCACTTCATATTTCACATATAAGCTAAAACCTCAAGCAATCCATGGGAAACATCACGCCCAGACTAATAAAGAGCACGTTACTGGCATAAACAGGTTTTAAAGCATCTGTTTCTCCACCCCAGCAGGCAATGACATGACAAGTGTTCAAACTGTGAGGAATGAAAGCAGGCTTACAGCAATTACGTTGACAAAAGTGGTTTTTCCAGAGTACTGTAGTCCCACCAGCGTTAGCTCCATCTCACCTCTTTCCAGAAGAGGGACCTGAACCAGTCCAGGGAGCCGGTGGATGAGGGCCAACATCCTCTGCGCTGCCGAATGAGTGAACTCTGATGGGGCAGATCTGTTCCTGCTGGAGGAGTCGAGGAGAAAGAGGAAGCGGCTGAGGTCAGGTGACAACAAATGACGCGCAATAAACGCGCCGCGCAGTAGCGATCATGGCGCGGACCGGCGCGCGCATATTTCAGAATAAAGTCCGCCAGCGCTCGATTCAAATTGCTGGGCTACATATACGATTGCATGCATACGACATACATACGTGGTCAGTAAACATTGTATTGGTTGCATAACAAGAAAGTCtacatttataatcaaattaataaatacggCAAATTTCGAGTTGGAATGTTTGCCTtgaacttaaaagaaaaaaaaaaaaacatgtacaatgGCTGGGGAGGGGAGAAAAactattgtaataaaataaagcatatacacGAAgctaaataagaaataaaacagttatccAATAATGTGTCTATTCTGTGTAGGCTACTTAAAAAGAatagttcagaaaaaaaataaagtagttCTAAATTTCTGTTTTGccagaacacaaagaaagatattttgttatgtttgtgtttgtgtgtgtgtgtgtgtgtgtgtgtgtgtgtgtgtgtgtgtgtgtgtgtgtgtgtgtgtgtgtgtgtgtgtgtgtgtgcgtgtcatCAATCTACACCCAAATAACGTGcttttaacatatttgaaaatgtattaaagataaaataaacaaataaattatttcattgcATAAGTATAAGTTAGGACAAACATTTATCTCAGGAACATTGATTTTCTTATAAATGTTAACGCTACAAAAATTCTGATGCACTGAAGGTTCACAGAAGCATGTATCCTCAATTCCAAGCATCATGTTTAAAGGAAACAGATTACCATCCCAACAGTAAAGTATGGTGGTAATAGCCTCATGCTGTGGGGATGTTTTTCAGCGACAGGGACAGTACAGAGTGCACTAAAATATAGAGATAACTTTAAAAGCCTAGTTCAGGAGCATTCAGAACCACAGACTGGGCAATCTATGACCTAAACAGACAGCAAGAGTGGCTTATAGACTATTTGAATGTCATTAAGTGGGCCACCCACAGCCTGAGctagaaattaaccaaatatttctggagaaacctAAAAAATGCTCCCCTTACTAAGCCTGCtcccatccaacctgacagaggTGAAGAACGGTGCTTGTGCAAATGCTAGATGTGCAAGACTTTGCTTGAGGCTGTAAAGGTGCTTCTTCTGAGTACTCAGGTGAGGGATTGTGtatttatgcaatttaataatttcagttttttatgcttaaaatgtacAAAGCTCTGACagttgaatattaaaatattggaaAAACATTCAGTATACAAATatgaaggaagaaagaaaaaatgatgaCACAAAGCGTCTTTCGGACAATACAAATTTTGAGCTTTATCAACGCGTTTGACATTAATTGCAGTTCACCGATGGTCCACACGAGAGCGCTAAAAGCTTTGAAATAGAAAGACGAGTCCTCATACTTGTTGCTGCAAGCAGATCTGTAATTCACATCACGCGTTTTGGgttatgctttattttgatagtccacttaaGACATTTCCCTaactgtaagtaactttgcaactacatgtcagctatCTAGCAACTAAAAAGACGAGATTGTCAGGGTAAGTTCAGTTTTAGTGGAATAAGTGGACTgatagtatgttgtggacccatcaaaacaAAGTGTATTTAGCAGATATTAAGCAGGCAGCCTACTAGCGCTCCAATGGCTAGTTGACATGCAGTTGCAAAATTGtccactttatatatatatatgtatatatatatatatatatatatatatatatatatatatatatatatatatatatatatatatatatatatatatatatatatatatatatatatatatatatatatatatatatatatatatatatatatatacagcattaCAGCGCTAATGTTATTTTGTTGCACTGCCTGTTTTTTTAtagagttgtttttgtttgtttgtaatgcgGCCACTTCCttttacttaattaaataattaatgaattcgTTCATTCACGAGCTCCGCACATCGGCGAAGAAACAAAAACCTTTCTATTTAACTGTTCTCGTCCTGCTTTGGTGCAATACATAGTTAATAGCTCATTTTACAGCCTGCTGATAAGAATGCATAACGTCcccaaatatacatatatattttttatttttatttttatttttttaaatgacagtaaCTAATTATATTTCTAGATATTAATCATTTACGACCAACGTATAATACCGCTGTTGTGCGCTGGAGGTGCGGCATGTGCCTGGCCATGCGGCCTACCGTGTGTCTCTACATGTGAGAAGCCTGCTCTGGATCGAGCACACAGCCAGACACGCGGGGAGTCTTAGCCTAATTCAGCAGCTAGCGAGCATTAGAAGGGGGGGACGTGATTCATCTAGGAAACGTAACTCGGTTGCAAATCCTGTAATGATAATCAACCGTGCTCTCTGCTTTGGGTTCTACAAGTCttttgtagaaaaaaagtgCGCCAAAAGCCTTATCGCAAATGCGCGGACTTTAGTTACGAGGTGTGAGTCTGGAATATTTGTAACCCGACTCTTATCATAGTGTTTGTCTAAAGGATTTGCATAGACAGCAAGTTTATGGGTTATGTAAGTGTTACATAAGGACGAACTGTGATGGGAAAAACagtgagtttgttttttcagctAAACATGTTCGAGCTCTCAAACACAGACTCAGACAGGCATGAtttccacaggaaaaaaaaaactttattaatacttttttttttaatgtatgtcaacaatactttttttagacaaaatatatacatcaaGCAACCTTCTCTTAGGtcccaaaataaaaagtaagtaCCTCTTCCTATACAAAactaatatattgtttttaacgTTACATTCACTTTCTCTTGCTTCTATTTAGGATCCAGGATTAAAAATGTAGATATCTGCCATCATGTTTACTGCTTTAAACAAGTAAAGGCAACAGCATGAACCAAGATCTGTCCTAATATGACCAGAAATGAACACAGAACATGATGCAGATCGAGTCTAGGTCCAAAGCTATGTACACAATCTCATGGCATACAGCTCTCGGCTGTCTAAAAGTCATGAACATATATGTGTGGGTCACGtatcaaaaatacagatgtACAAGtagtataaacaaaaataattacacaacgCAGTTACCGCACAACAACTTCACCTACGTGCACGAATGGATGACAAACTCAAAAGCTACAGTGGAGCCACGGTTACATCACTCCCGTATTTACACGAGCGTCACGTCTCGGGAGTCGATGGCGTCCTCTTTTATGCAGGGGAACTCGGGGCCTGAGACTCAGGTCATCCAAAGCAAAGACGTTTATTTGGTAGCATTCTAGTCTAAACGGACGGTTCTTATCGGTTAAAGCAGTCACAGAAGCAGAAGAGAGTGGAGCTTCCTGAGCAAGCATCCACGGCACAGAGAAATGTCCGAAAAAGCAGCATCTACAGGGGTGatgttttattagaaaaaatgactttttcatttacattcaaCAAATGAAAAGGTGCTTGTGCAAAGGGCAAGGTCTTTGTCGTTGGGGGACCGTCTGCACGTCACATTCTGGGTTATTGTTTTCGACAAACATTCGGCGTTAAGTGCAGAGAGCAGCCTCTTCGCCCACCCCAGGTCCTTTTTTCTCCAAGGACAGAGCTCACTGTCCTCGTTTTGACCTTCTTCACAGTGTCTCACAGTGCTGTGCACGAGGCCTCCTTTACCCGTCTGTGTCCAAGCGGACCGTTCCATCTCTGGGTGTTTGCCTGCTGGTTGTGGAGGGAGTTGATAAGAGTGTTGTGAGAGTCTATGAGTGTGTCTCCGCATTTGGAGGGAGGCCGTCGTACGTACGTCTGAGAGGAATCAGAACAGCTGTTTGCCAAGCTTGAGGGGCGTGTCTTTGAACTTTGCCTTCGCGCCCCCCTTTCAACCGAACCCTCTTCGGGAGCTTATTCAGCAGGGAAGTCCACTCTCAAGACCAAGACATTCGGAGAGCGGGCTATCGCAGAACCCAAAGTGGGTCCTCAGTCTTTGGTTTCCAGGTTTAATGGGGGAACTTGTTTCAGGGCCTGCAGGAGCGCAGGAGAGTCCATGGAGGTCGGGGTGGTGACGGGGGAACCCACTCTTGACGACATGACCAGGGATGAGGGGAGTTTCTCGGGGGACATGCCTGCCGGGGAGCCACTGAGGCCTTGGTACAATACGGGCATGCCTCCGGGGTACCAACACTTCTCCAACATGGGCAAGTATGCGGCGGCTGCTCCATGTGGAAAGAGGTAGAAGGGCATGCAAAGGGGCTGGTGTGGAGAAAAGCTCATATAGGGGCTGTGGCCGCCCACTATTTCGGGCCCTGACAGAGATTCATCTTCCGAAGAGTCGGACCTCTGCCGCTTGGCCTGTGGCTCGTCCAGCTCCTCTTTAATGTTGCTGCTGTGCTTGAGATCTCCCGCATCTTTGCCGTAGTAGACCGACCGTTGGGCTTTCAGTTCGCGCTTCTCGAGCTCGCCCCCGTAGCCGCTGTCGGTATCCGTGCTCGCTCCCGCTTTGCTCACTGCTGTGGGGATAAGTCCTTTGAATGACGGGCACGCAGTTTTTGGCGTGACCCTCTGCCGCTTTAGGCTGTGGGCTTGCAGGTTTCTCCCTGCTTTCTGGAGCTTTGGGAGTGGGCTCCTCTAGACGAGGACTTGGT
This genomic interval carries:
- the LOC122354188 gene encoding LOW QUALITY PROTEIN: class E basic helix-loop-helix protein 40-like (The sequence of the model RefSeq protein was modified relative to this genomic sequence to represent the inferred CDS: deleted 1 base in 1 codon) translates to MERITSAQPPPCMAKHASLDISDMQGMDFPMYVYKPRRGMKRSEDSKDTYKLPHRLIEKKRRDRINECIAQLKDLLPEHLKLTTLGHLEKAVVLELTLKHVKALNNLLEQQQQKIISLQNGMQIGEQGNGHSENSEEMFRSGFHLCAKEVLQFLANQETVHDLTPAHIINHLQKVASEFIQSPPSPRLEEPTPKAPESREKPASPQPKAAEGHAKNCVPVIQRTYPHSSEQSGSETDTDSGYGGELEKRELKAQRSVYYGKDAGDLKHSSNIKEELDEPQAKRQRSDSSEDESLSGPEIVGGHSPYMSFSPHQPLCMPFYLFPHGAAAAYLPMLEKCWYPGGMPVLYQGLSGSPAGMSPEKLPSSLVMSSRVGSPVTTPTSMDSPALLQALKQVPPLNLETKD